One region of Candidatus Zixiibacteriota bacterium genomic DNA includes:
- a CDS encoding peptidylprolyl isomerase, with product MSFAADGNNIKVHYTGKLEDGTIFDSSKDRDPLEVKLGTNAVIPGFEKGLVGMEVGEKKTITISPEEAYGVRRDDLSMEANKSDFPDDITPEVGLQLAMQRPDGQNMPVTIVKIEDDKITLDANHPLAGKTLIFEVEMMEVV from the coding sequence TTTGCAGCCGATGGAAACAATATCAAAGTACACTACACAGGCAAACTAGAAGATGGCACGATATTCGACAGCTCCAAGGATCGCGATCCTCTGGAAGTCAAACTTGGCACCAATGCCGTTATCCCTGGCTTTGAAAAGGGTCTGGTCGGTATGGAGGTCGGAGAGAAAAAGACGATCACCATTTCACCCGAAGAGGCCTATGGTGTTCGCCGTGATGATTTGAGCATGGAGGCCAACAAATCTGATTTTCCGGATGATATCACGCCCGAAGTCGGTCTACAGCTGGCTATGCAAAGACCCGACGGCCAGAATATGCCGGTGACGATCGTCAAGATTGAAGATGACAAGATTACCCTGGATGCCAATCATCCGCTAGCCGGTAAGACTTTAATCTTCGAAGTGGAAATGATGGAAGTGGTGTAA